The following proteins come from a genomic window of Pseudomonas sp. Z8(2022):
- the tcyJ gene encoding cystine ABC transporter substrate-binding protein encodes MNFSTLRRHFLLGSLALVLGASFSAPSFAADLLDDIKARGAIKVGLEGTYPPFNYQDENGKLTGFEVDLAEALAKELGVKAEFQPTKWDGILAALESKRLDVVINQVTISEERRKKYDFSTPYTISGIQALTRKADGDSIKSAQDLAGKKVGVGLGTNYEQWLRENVPQADIRTYDDDPTKFQDLNVGRIDAILVDRLAAFEMVEKTGGRLAVAGDAFSRQEAGIALRKGNPALLAAIDEALAKLSADGTLQQLSEKWFKADVTR; translated from the coding sequence ATGAACTTCTCCACCCTGCGTCGCCATTTCCTTCTCGGTAGCCTGGCTCTCGTGCTGGGAGCCAGTTTCAGCGCGCCGAGCTTCGCCGCCGACCTGCTCGATGACATCAAGGCCCGTGGTGCCATCAAGGTCGGCCTTGAAGGCACCTACCCACCCTTCAACTATCAGGACGAGAACGGCAAGCTGACCGGCTTCGAGGTCGATCTGGCCGAAGCACTGGCCAAGGAACTGGGGGTCAAGGCCGAGTTTCAGCCGACCAAGTGGGACGGCATCCTCGCTGCCCTGGAATCCAAGCGCCTGGACGTGGTGATCAACCAGGTGACCATTTCCGAAGAGCGCAGGAAGAAGTACGACTTTTCCACCCCCTACACCATTTCCGGCATCCAGGCCCTGACCCGGAAGGCCGATGGCGACAGCATCAAGAGCGCGCAGGATTTGGCCGGCAAGAAGGTCGGCGTAGGCCTTGGCACCAACTACGAGCAGTGGCTGCGCGAGAACGTGCCGCAGGCCGACATCCGCACCTACGACGACGACCCGACCAAGTTCCAGGACCTCAACGTCGGTCGCATCGACGCGATTCTGGTGGACCGTCTGGCCGCCTTCGAGATGGTCGAGAAAACCGGCGGCCGTCTGGCCGTGGCCGGCGATGCCTTTTCCCGCCAGGAAGCCGGTATCGCCCTGCGCAAGGGTAATCCCGCGCTGCTCGCCGCCATCGACGAGGCGCTGGCCAAACTGAGTGCCGACGGCACCCTCCAGCAACTTTCCGAGAAATGGTTCAAGGCTGACGTCACCCGATGA
- a CDS encoding fumarate reductase/succinate dehydrogenase flavoprotein subunit produces MNTLEREYDLVVIGGGTAGPMAAIKAKEANRELRVLLLDKANVKRSGAISMGMDGLNNAVIPGHATPEQYTKEITIANDGIVNQAAVYAYATKSFETIEQLDRWGVKFEKDETGDYAVKKVHHMGAYVLPMPEGHDIKKVLYRQLKRARVEITNRVIATRLLTDAEGVVNGVMGFDCRTADFHLIRAKAVILACGAAGRLGLPASGYLMGTYENPTNAGDGYAMAYHAGAELANLECFQINPLIKDYNGPACAYVTGPLGGYTANNKGERFIECDYWSGQMMWEFHQELEGGNGPVFLKLDHLAEETIQTIEDILHSNERPSRGQFHANRGTDYRTGMVEMHISEIGFCSGHSASGVWVNEKAETSVKGLYAAGDMAAVPHNYMLGAFTYGWFAGVNAAEYIAGRDFTPVDVAQVTREQARVFAPLNREHGLPPAQVEYKLRRMVNDYLQPPKVTKKMEIGLTRFAEIQRDLDQLKANNPHELMRALEVSVIRDCAEMAARASLFRTESRWGLYHHRVDHPQRNDAEWFCHAHLKKDEQGAMISFKKPVEPYVIPLDAEEQSAYDRLRVRSDAA; encoded by the coding sequence ATGAACACCCTCGAACGCGAATATGACCTGGTGGTTATCGGGGGAGGTACTGCCGGGCCGATGGCGGCGATCAAGGCCAAGGAAGCCAATCGCGAGTTGCGCGTGCTGCTGCTGGATAAGGCCAACGTCAAGCGCAGCGGCGCCATCAGCATGGGCATGGATGGCCTCAACAATGCGGTGATCCCAGGCCACGCCACCCCGGAGCAGTACACCAAGGAGATCACCATTGCCAACGACGGCATCGTCAATCAGGCAGCGGTGTACGCCTATGCGACCAAGAGTTTCGAGACCATCGAACAGCTCGACCGCTGGGGCGTGAAGTTCGAGAAGGACGAGACCGGCGACTACGCGGTGAAGAAGGTTCACCACATGGGCGCCTACGTGCTGCCAATGCCCGAAGGGCACGACATCAAGAAGGTGCTCTACCGTCAGCTCAAGCGTGCCCGGGTGGAAATCACCAATCGGGTGATCGCCACGCGCCTGCTGACCGATGCCGAGGGCGTAGTGAATGGTGTGATGGGCTTCGACTGCCGTACCGCCGACTTCCACCTGATCCGCGCCAAGGCGGTGATCCTCGCCTGCGGCGCCGCCGGGCGTCTGGGGCTGCCGGCCTCCGGCTATCTGATGGGCACCTACGAGAATCCGACCAATGCCGGCGACGGCTACGCCATGGCCTATCACGCCGGCGCCGAGCTGGCGAACCTGGAATGCTTCCAGATCAACCCGCTGATCAAGGACTACAACGGCCCGGCCTGCGCCTACGTCACTGGCCCGCTGGGCGGCTACACCGCCAACAACAAGGGCGAGCGCTTCATCGAGTGCGACTACTGGAGCGGGCAGATGATGTGGGAGTTCCACCAGGAACTTGAAGGTGGCAATGGCCCGGTGTTCCTCAAGCTCGATCACCTGGCGGAGGAAACCATTCAGACCATCGAGGACATCCTGCACAGCAACGAACGACCCAGCCGCGGCCAGTTCCACGCCAACCGCGGCACCGACTACCGCACCGGCATGGTCGAGATGCACATCTCCGAGATCGGCTTCTGCTCCGGCCACAGCGCCTCGGGCGTATGGGTCAACGAGAAGGCCGAGACCTCGGTGAAAGGTTTGTATGCTGCCGGTGACATGGCTGCAGTGCCGCACAACTACATGCTCGGCGCTTTTACCTATGGCTGGTTCGCCGGGGTCAACGCCGCGGAGTACATTGCCGGACGCGACTTCACTCCGGTGGACGTAGCACAGGTGACGCGTGAGCAGGCTCGAGTTTTTGCGCCACTCAACCGCGAGCACGGTCTGCCGCCGGCCCAGGTCGAGTACAAGCTGCGGCGCATGGTCAACGACTACCTGCAGCCGCCGAAAGTGACCAAGAAAATGGAAATCGGCTTGACCCGGTTCGCCGAGATTCAGCGTGATCTGGATCAGCTCAAGGCCAACAACCCGCATGAGCTGATGCGCGCACTGGAGGTCAGCGTGATCCGCGACTGTGCCGAGATGGCTGCACGTGCCTCGCTGTTCCGCACCGAGAGCCGCTGGGGGCTGTACCACCACCGCGTCGACCACCCGCAGCGCAATGACGCCGAATGGTTCTGCCATGCCCATCTGAAGAAGGACGAGCAGGGCGCGATGATCAGCTTCAAGAAACCGGTCGAACCCTACGTGATCCCGCTGGACGCGGAGGAGCAGAGCGCCTACGACCGTTTGCGCGTGCGTAGCGATGCCGCGTAG
- the tcyN gene encoding L-cystine ABC transporter ATP-binding protein TcyN, with the protein MISVRNLRKTFGSSEVLKGIDLDVAAGEVVAIIGPSGSGKTTLLRCLNLLEEPSAGQITVGDIHIDADRPLKGQQKLIRQLRQQAGFVFQNFNLFPHRTALENVIEGPVQVKKEPRGDALAHARALLAKVGLSGKEDAYPKRLSGGQQQRVAIARALAMRPQVILFDEPTSALDPELVGEVLTTIRDLAEERRTMVIVTHEMAFARDVADRAIFIDQGRIVEQGPANTLFTAPQHERTRQFLSKFLLDRAL; encoded by the coding sequence ATGATTTCCGTGCGCAATCTGCGAAAAACCTTCGGCAGCAGTGAAGTACTCAAAGGTATCGACCTGGACGTGGCCGCCGGCGAGGTGGTCGCCATCATCGGCCCCAGTGGTTCGGGAAAGACCACCCTGCTGCGCTGCCTGAACCTGCTGGAAGAACCCAGTGCCGGGCAGATCACCGTGGGCGATATCCATATCGACGCCGACCGACCGCTCAAGGGCCAGCAGAAGCTGATCCGCCAGTTACGCCAGCAGGCCGGTTTCGTGTTTCAGAACTTCAACCTGTTCCCTCATCGCACCGCGCTGGAGAACGTCATCGAAGGCCCGGTGCAGGTGAAGAAGGAACCGCGCGGCGACGCACTGGCCCATGCCCGCGCCCTGCTCGCCAAGGTGGGCCTGAGCGGCAAGGAAGACGCCTATCCCAAGCGCCTCTCCGGCGGCCAGCAACAGCGTGTGGCCATCGCCCGGGCCCTAGCCATGCGCCCACAGGTGATCCTCTTCGACGAACCCACGTCCGCGCTCGACCCGGAGCTGGTGGGCGAAGTGCTGACCACCATCCGTGATCTGGCCGAAGAGAGGCGCACCATGGTCATCGTCACCCACGAAATGGCCTTTGCGCGCGATGTGGCGGACAGGGCCATCTTCATCGACCAGGGAAGAATCGTCGAACAGGGCCCGGCCAATACCCTGTTCACGGCGCCACAGCACGAACGCACACGCCAGTTCCTCAGCAAGTTCCTCCTCGACCGCGCACTCTAG
- a CDS encoding LysR family transcriptional regulator, whose product MDLRQLRYLVALNEHRSFVRAAEAMGITQPAFSRSIQGLEQELGCVLIDRASKDLRPTPEGQIALQHALALIRGASNLTSEITQMSKLDAGDLHFGCGPALATSLLPDALLAFMQRYPRIRTRFEVDNWEQLSRSLNRGEIEFFITDIRHCDADPGVQTQPLRPRAGLFFCRPEHPLLGKESLSTNDLFDFPLAASRIPSEARKVLANLSGKVDISIHLECEQIPLLVQLVKRSDAISIAAYEAVADELARGALVQLHLRNLPSNLDSLSARCGIVTRTGFRLSPAAKAMIDLLLTLDHSKPAQVA is encoded by the coding sequence ATGGATTTGCGTCAGCTCCGCTACCTTGTCGCACTCAACGAACACCGCAGCTTCGTTCGCGCAGCCGAGGCGATGGGTATCACTCAACCGGCATTCAGCCGCAGCATCCAGGGCCTGGAGCAGGAGCTTGGCTGCGTGCTGATCGACCGTGCGAGCAAGGATCTACGCCCCACGCCAGAGGGACAGATCGCACTGCAACATGCCCTGGCGTTGATTCGCGGCGCCAGTAACCTGACCAGTGAAATCACCCAGATGAGCAAGTTGGATGCCGGCGACCTGCATTTCGGTTGTGGCCCGGCGCTGGCCACCAGTTTGCTGCCTGATGCATTGTTGGCATTCATGCAACGTTATCCGCGCATTCGCACGCGCTTCGAAGTGGACAACTGGGAACAACTGAGTCGCAGCCTGAACCGTGGCGAGATCGAATTCTTCATCACCGACATCCGCCACTGCGATGCCGATCCTGGAGTTCAGACGCAACCGCTACGGCCACGTGCTGGTCTATTCTTCTGCCGCCCCGAGCATCCTTTGCTGGGCAAGGAAAGCCTGTCGACCAATGACCTCTTCGACTTCCCCCTGGCGGCCAGCCGTATTCCGAGCGAAGCTCGCAAGGTGTTGGCCAACCTCAGCGGCAAGGTCGATATCAGCATTCATCTGGAATGCGAACAGATTCCCCTGCTGGTGCAGTTGGTCAAACGCAGCGATGCCATCAGCATAGCGGCCTATGAAGCCGTTGCGGACGAATTGGCCCGTGGTGCTCTGGTGCAACTGCATCTGCGCAACCTACCAAGCAACCTCGATAGCCTAAGCGCCCGCTGCGGCATCGTGACCCGTACGGGTTTTCGCCTGTCCCCTGCGGCCAAGGCGATGATCGACTTACTGTTGACACTGGACCACTCGAAGCCGGCTCAGGTGGCTTGA
- a CDS encoding MetQ/NlpA family ABC transporter substrate-binding protein, which yields MKKTLLLTALAAALTASLAHAGEKLSVAATPVPHAEILELIKPELAKQGVDLDIKVFTDYVQPNLRVSQKNLDANYFQTKPYLDSFNAQRSTELVIVEGVHVEPFGAYSAKYKSLDELPDGATIAIPNDVSTTGRALLLLQKAGVLTLKDPNSAQSLPRDIVDNPRNFKFRELEAATVPRVLNQVDLALINTNYALEAKLNPKRDALAIEGSDSPYVNYLVARPDNQNSEAIKKLSAALTSPQVKEFIEKRYEGAVLPAF from the coding sequence ATGAAGAAGACCCTGCTGCTGACTGCCCTGGCCGCTGCCCTGACCGCCTCTCTGGCCCACGCTGGCGAAAAGCTGAGCGTTGCCGCTACGCCGGTGCCGCACGCCGAAATCCTCGAACTGATCAAGCCCGAACTGGCCAAGCAGGGCGTGGACCTCGATATCAAGGTCTTCACCGACTACGTTCAGCCCAACCTGCGGGTCAGCCAGAAGAACCTGGATGCCAACTACTTCCAGACCAAGCCCTACCTGGACAGTTTCAACGCTCAGCGCAGTACCGAACTGGTGATCGTAGAGGGCGTGCACGTCGAACCGTTCGGTGCCTATTCGGCCAAGTACAAGTCCCTCGACGAATTGCCAGATGGCGCCACTATCGCCATTCCCAACGACGTCAGCACCACTGGCCGTGCGCTGCTTCTGCTGCAGAAGGCCGGCGTGCTGACCCTCAAGGACCCCAACAGCGCCCAGTCGCTGCCACGCGATATCGTCGATAACCCGCGCAACTTCAAGTTCCGCGAGCTGGAAGCGGCTACCGTGCCGCGCGTGCTGAATCAGGTCGACCTGGCGCTGATCAACACCAACTACGCGCTGGAAGCCAAACTCAATCCCAAGCGTGATGCGTTGGCCATCGAAGGCAGCGACTCGCCCTACGTCAATTATCTGGTAGCCCGTCCGGACAACCAGAACAGCGAGGCGATCAAGAAGCTGTCCGCTGCGCTGACCAGCCCGCAGGTGAAGGAATTTATCGAGAAACGATACGAAGGCGCGGTGTTGCCTGCCTTCTGA
- the tauA gene encoding taurine ABC transporter substrate-binding protein, which produces MTPFPFVRRVLAALTLSSATLVAQAADFTVAYQTTVDPAKVAQADGAYEKATNAKIDWRKFDGGAEVITAVASGDVQIGYVGSSPLAAAATRQLPVQTFLIAAQIGAAEALVARTGSGIEKPVDLIGKKVAVPFVSTGHYSLLAALKHWNIDPGKVQILNLAPPAIIAAWQRGDIDATYVWDPALGVAKETGKVLITSGELGELGAPTFDAWIVRKDFAEKHPDAVRAFAKVTLDAYADYRNDPQAWLANQDNIAKVVKLSGAKAEDIPLLLQGNVFPLAADQVTALGAPTTQAVSATAGFLKEQGKVDKVLPDYAPYVSNQFISN; this is translated from the coding sequence ATGACCCCGTTTCCCTTCGTGCGCCGCGTGCTGGCCGCACTGACCCTGTCGAGCGCGACCCTGGTTGCACAGGCCGCCGACTTCACCGTTGCCTACCAGACTACCGTCGATCCGGCCAAGGTTGCTCAGGCTGACGGTGCCTACGAAAAAGCCACCAACGCCAAGATCGACTGGCGCAAGTTCGACGGCGGCGCTGAAGTGATCACCGCCGTCGCTTCCGGTGACGTACAGATCGGTTACGTCGGCTCCAGCCCGCTGGCCGCAGCCGCCACCCGCCAACTGCCGGTGCAGACCTTCCTCATCGCTGCGCAGATCGGCGCCGCCGAGGCGCTGGTTGCGCGCACCGGCAGCGGTATCGAGAAACCCGTCGACCTGATCGGCAAGAAGGTCGCCGTACCGTTCGTGTCCACCGGCCACTACAGCCTGCTGGCCGCGCTCAAGCACTGGAACATCGACCCGGGCAAGGTGCAGATCCTCAACCTGGCGCCGCCAGCGATCATCGCTGCCTGGCAGCGTGGGGACATCGACGCTACCTACGTTTGGGATCCTGCCCTTGGCGTGGCCAAGGAAACCGGCAAGGTGCTGATCACCTCCGGCGAGCTCGGCGAACTGGGTGCACCGACCTTCGACGCCTGGATCGTGCGCAAGGACTTCGCCGAGAAGCACCCGGATGCCGTACGTGCCTTCGCCAAGGTCACCCTCGACGCCTACGCCGACTACCGCAATGACCCGCAAGCCTGGCTGGCCAATCAGGACAACATCGCCAAGGTGGTGAAACTCTCCGGCGCCAAGGCCGAGGACATCCCGCTGCTGCTGCAGGGCAACGTCTTCCCGCTGGCTGCCGATCAGGTCACCGCCCTCGGCGCGCCGACCACCCAGGCCGTCAGCGCCACTGCCGGCTTCCTCAAGGAGCAAGGCAAGGTGGACAAGGTTCTGCCGGACTACGCGCCCTACGTCAGCAATCAGTTCATCAGCAACTGA
- a CDS encoding ABC transporter substrate-binding protein, which produces MLLRSTLAGLALTIAAAQASAETIRVAIGTQDTTINCAAGGLLIRELGLLDKYLPKEGKYRDADYVVEWKNFTSGAPLTNEMVAGKLDFGAMAEFPAAFNGVAHEEAGKRSLLINVLSGSIKGSGNGIVVPAASPVQSLADLKGKTISVPFASTAHGVLLRAIQAQGWDPEKDVRIIAQAPEIAGSALRSNRIDAHADFVPFADLFPNRGFARKIFDGSQTQAPTFHGGLVNAEYAEKYPEVVVAYLRAGIEANQLLASDPEKYSLLIEKVTGIEAEVNYLFHGPLGLQTRDLTWKPEYRKAVAGALETLKTLKRTNRDLDLNTFIDDRYVRQAFAASGVDYEKALADYAPIALKASDAVTGKPITDFKRVAQIWVRGEDKVRSYASPEAALQALATLEEEGKDIRAIYAHAADSGLKLLANQAWFVRNGKGELNAFLLKEQAQSYAQANGGEALDFVDVNQKLVAQR; this is translated from the coding sequence ATGCTCTTGCGTAGCACCCTGGCCGGCCTTGCGCTGACCATTGCCGCCGCCCAGGCGTCGGCCGAAACCATCCGCGTCGCCATCGGCACCCAGGACACCACCATAAATTGCGCCGCCGGCGGTCTGCTCATTCGTGAGCTGGGCTTGCTCGACAAGTACCTGCCGAAGGAAGGCAAGTATAGGGACGCCGACTACGTCGTCGAATGGAAAAACTTCACCAGCGGCGCGCCGCTGACAAACGAGATGGTCGCCGGAAAACTGGATTTCGGTGCCATGGCTGAATTCCCGGCTGCCTTCAATGGCGTCGCCCACGAGGAGGCGGGCAAGCGCAGTCTGCTGATCAACGTGCTGTCCGGCAGCATCAAGGGCAGTGGCAACGGCATCGTGGTGCCGGCTGCCTCGCCAGTGCAGTCGCTGGCCGACCTCAAGGGCAAGACCATTTCAGTGCCCTTCGCCTCCACGGCTCATGGCGTACTGCTGCGTGCGATCCAGGCCCAGGGCTGGGACCCGGAAAAAGACGTACGGATCATCGCCCAGGCACCAGAGATTGCCGGTTCGGCACTGCGCAGCAACCGTATCGATGCCCATGCCGACTTCGTGCCCTTCGCCGACCTGTTCCCCAACCGTGGCTTCGCCCGCAAGATCTTCGATGGCTCGCAGACCCAGGCTCCGACCTTCCATGGGGGCCTGGTCAACGCCGAGTACGCCGAGAAGTACCCGGAAGTGGTGGTCGCCTATCTGCGTGCCGGTATCGAAGCCAACCAGTTGCTGGCCAGCGACCCGGAGAAGTACAGCCTGCTGATCGAGAAGGTCACCGGTATCGAAGCCGAGGTGAACTACCTGTTCCATGGCCCACTGGGCCTGCAGACCCGCGACCTGACCTGGAAGCCGGAGTACCGCAAGGCGGTGGCAGGCGCGCTGGAAACCCTCAAGACGCTCAAGCGGACCAACCGCGATCTCGACCTGAACACCTTCATAGACGACCGCTACGTGCGTCAGGCCTTTGCAGCGTCCGGCGTGGACTACGAAAAGGCGCTGGCCGACTACGCGCCGATCGCCCTGAAGGCCAGCGATGCGGTCACCGGCAAGCCGATCACCGACTTCAAGCGTGTCGCGCAGATATGGGTGCGTGGCGAAGACAAGGTACGCAGCTACGCCTCGCCGGAAGCCGCGCTCCAGGCTTTGGCTACCTTGGAAGAAGAGGGCAAGGACATCCGTGCCATCTACGCCCATGCCGCCGACAGCGGGCTCAAGCTGCTGGCCAACCAGGCCTGGTTCGTGCGCAACGGCAAGGGTGAGCTGAACGCCTTCCTGCTCAAGGAGCAGGCCCAGTCCTACGCCCAGGCCAACGGCGGCGAAGCGCTGGACTTCGTCGACGTCAACCAGAAACTGGTGGCACAACGCTGA
- the tcyL gene encoding cystine ABC transporter permease, which translates to MIESALQLALESAPFLLKGAYYTVVLSLGGMFFGLLLGFGLAIGRLYGPAPLRWLARLYVSFFRGTPLLVQLFLIYYGLPQLGIQLDPLPAALIGFSLNMAAYTSEILRSAIASIDRGQWEAAASIGMSKAQTLYRAILPQAARTALPPLGNSFISLVKDTALAATIQVPELFRQAQLITARTFEIFTMYLAAALIYWALASILAHFQARLEARVNRHEQDN; encoded by the coding sequence ATGATCGAGTCCGCCCTGCAGCTGGCTCTTGAGTCCGCGCCCTTTCTGTTAAAGGGCGCTTACTACACGGTCGTACTCAGCCTGGGTGGCATGTTCTTCGGCCTGTTGCTGGGTTTCGGCCTGGCCATCGGACGCCTGTATGGGCCAGCCCCGCTGCGCTGGCTCGCACGTCTGTACGTATCCTTCTTCCGCGGCACGCCGTTGCTGGTGCAGCTGTTTCTGATCTACTACGGTCTGCCGCAGCTGGGGATTCAGCTCGATCCGCTACCGGCCGCGCTGATCGGCTTCTCGCTGAACATGGCCGCCTACACCTCGGAGATTCTCCGCTCCGCCATCGCCTCCATTGATCGCGGCCAGTGGGAAGCTGCCGCCAGCATCGGCATGAGCAAGGCGCAGACGCTGTACCGGGCCATCCTGCCTCAGGCGGCGCGAACGGCCCTGCCGCCCTTGGGCAACAGCTTCATTTCGCTGGTCAAGGACACCGCCCTGGCTGCCACCATTCAGGTGCCGGAACTGTTCCGCCAGGCGCAGCTGATCACCGCACGAACTTTCGAGATTTTCACCATGTACCTGGCGGCCGCGCTGATCTACTGGGCGCTGGCGAGCATCCTCGCGCACTTCCAGGCGCGCCTGGAGGCCAGGGTCAACCGGCACGAGCAGGACAACTGA
- a CDS encoding GntR family transcriptional regulator: MAQLLPLSPVPLYSQLKELLRTRILDGTYPPHSRMPSESELGKVFDVSRITVRQALGDLQKEGLIFKIHGKGTFVAKPKAFQNVSTLQGLAESMSQMGYEVINRLISLKHLPASARVAERLQLEEGAPVTEIKRVRLVNREPVSLEVTYVPRAIGEKLERADLVARDIFLIIENDCGLALGHADLAIDAVLADDDLTHALDVEDGAPIMRIERLTHAADGTPLDFEYLYYRGDAFQYRLRIDRNKERPA, translated from the coding sequence ATGGCCCAATTGCTACCGCTTTCCCCCGTGCCGCTGTATAGCCAGCTCAAGGAGCTGCTGCGTACGCGCATTCTCGACGGAACCTATCCGCCTCATAGCCGCATGCCTTCCGAGAGCGAGCTTGGCAAGGTGTTCGATGTCAGCCGAATCACCGTGCGTCAGGCCCTCGGCGACCTGCAGAAGGAAGGGCTGATCTTCAAGATCCACGGCAAGGGCACTTTTGTCGCCAAGCCCAAGGCGTTCCAGAACGTCAGCACCCTGCAGGGCTTGGCTGAATCCATGTCGCAGATGGGCTACGAGGTAATCAACCGTCTGATCAGCCTCAAGCACCTGCCGGCCAGCGCCAGAGTGGCCGAGCGCCTGCAACTTGAGGAGGGCGCGCCAGTGACCGAAATCAAGCGTGTGCGCCTGGTCAATCGCGAGCCGGTGTCACTGGAAGTCACCTACGTGCCGCGTGCCATCGGTGAGAAGCTGGAAAGGGCGGATCTGGTGGCTCGCGACATATTTCTGATCATCGAGAACGACTGTGGCCTCGCCCTCGGTCATGCCGATCTGGCGATCGATGCGGTGCTTGCCGATGACGACCTGACCCATGCGCTGGACGTGGAGGATGGCGCGCCGATCATGCGCATTGAGCGTCTGACCCACGCCGCCGACGGTACGCCGCTGGACTTCGAATACCTCTACTACCGTGGCGATGCCTTCCAGTACCGCCTGCGCATCGACCGCAACAAGGAGCGCCCGGCATGA
- a CDS encoding D-cysteine desulfhydrase, whose translation MLAAALTRFPRLQLIPQATALHHLPRLSEHLGRDIWIKRDDLTPLALGGNKARKLEYLAADARAKGADILVTAGAIQSNHVRQTAAVAAQLGLDCLALLENPIDSRSEDYLSNGNRLLLDLFGAEVENVANLDNADELLEAACQRLGAAGRRPYAVPIGGSNALGALGYVRGGLELAEQIAASGQYFAAVVLASGSAGTHAGLALALASARPATRVIGVTVSRNEAAQKPKVEGLLQRTAELLGMKVPAELNLELWDAYFAPCYGEANPGALDAIRLLARLEAILLDPVYTGKAFAGLLDGLSRGAFPGDGPLLFLHTGGAPALFAYK comes from the coding sequence ATGCTTGCCGCCGCTCTCACCCGCTTCCCCCGTCTGCAACTGATCCCCCAGGCCACCGCCCTGCACCATCTGCCGCGTCTGTCCGAACATCTGGGCCGGGATATCTGGATCAAGCGCGACGACCTCACCCCGCTGGCACTCGGCGGCAACAAGGCGCGCAAGCTGGAATACCTCGCTGCCGATGCCCGAGCCAAGGGCGCCGACATACTGGTCACCGCCGGCGCCATCCAGTCCAACCATGTGCGCCAGACCGCAGCGGTCGCAGCCCAACTGGGCCTCGACTGCCTGGCCCTGCTGGAAAACCCGATCGACAGCCGCAGCGAAGACTACCTGAGCAACGGCAACCGCCTGCTGCTCGATCTGTTCGGCGCCGAAGTAGAGAACGTCGCCAACCTGGACAACGCCGATGAATTGCTGGAGGCCGCCTGCCAGCGCCTCGGCGCAGCCGGACGGCGCCCGTACGCCGTGCCCATTGGTGGTTCCAATGCGCTGGGTGCACTCGGCTATGTGCGAGGCGGCCTGGAACTGGCCGAACAGATCGCCGCCAGCGGCCAGTATTTCGCCGCCGTCGTGCTGGCCTCCGGCAGCGCCGGTACTCATGCCGGGCTGGCCCTGGCACTGGCGAGCGCACGTCCCGCTACACGGGTGATCGGCGTCACCGTTTCACGCAACGAAGCCGCACAAAAGCCCAAGGTGGAAGGTCTGCTGCAGCGCACGGCTGAACTGCTGGGCATGAAAGTGCCGGCCGAACTGAATCTGGAGCTGTGGGACGCCTATTTCGCCCCATGCTACGGCGAGGCCAACCCTGGTGCTCTGGACGCCATCCGCCTGCTGGCCCGTCTGGAAGCGATCCTGCTCGACCCGGTCTACACTGGCAAAGCCTTCGCCGGATTGCTCGACGGGCTCTCGCGTGGTGCCTTCCCCGGCGACGGGCCGCTGCTGTTCCTGCATACGGGCGGCGCTCCCGCCCTCTTCGCATACAAATAA
- a CDS encoding ferredoxin family protein has protein sequence MAYQPQEIFFRSSAPVTVDEDKCIADKGCTVCVEVCPMDLLAINPATQKAYMAFDECWYCMPCEKDCPTGAVKVEIPYLLR, from the coding sequence ATGGCCTATCAGCCCCAGGAAATCTTCTTTCGCAGCAGCGCACCGGTAACAGTCGATGAAGACAAGTGCATCGCCGACAAGGGCTGCACCGTGTGCGTCGAGGTCTGCCCGATGGACTTGCTGGCGATCAACCCGGCCACGCAGAAGGCCTACATGGCCTTCGACGAATGCTGGTACTGCATGCCCTGCGAGAAGGACTGCCCAACCGGCGCGGTGAAAGTGGAGATTCCCTACCTGCTGCGTTGA